GACTTCGTCGGATCTTGTGGTGGTAGCACGTAAAAAACTCCGTTTAAAAAAAGTCGGTCATACGGGAACCCTGGATCGAGCCGCGAGCGGGCTCATGATTCTTCCCATAGGAAGTTGTACAAGTTTTTCCAGCGTATTCTTAGAAAAAGAAAAATCCTATGAAGCTTGGGTCAAGCCCGGAGAATCCACCGATTCCGGAGACAAGGAAGGAGAAATCTTAGAATCTCTTCCCAAAGAACAAACGGAAGCGTGGTTCCAAGAAAATCAAAATCTCTTAAAAGAACTTTTTCTCCAGGTTCCGACTTGGGAAACCCAAGAAGCTCCGGACGTTTCCGCTCTCAAGGTGAATGGACGCAGAAGATCGGACCTTTTCCGAGAAGGCGTGGCCCTGGTTCCTGCGGTTCGGAAAATTCGCATCTATCAATTCGAACTCGGAAACTTTTGCTCGGACTCGATTCAATTTAAGATTCGGGTTTCTGCTGGTACGTATATCCGAAAGATCG
Above is a genomic segment from Leptospira stimsonii containing:
- the truB gene encoding tRNA pseudouridine(55) synthase TruB, whose amino-acid sequence is MNHSDLPENQPIRTESGFLLIHKPEGMTSSDLVVVARKKLRLKKVGHTGTLDRAASGLMILPIGSCTSFSSVFLEKEKSYEAWVKPGESTDSGDKEGEILESLPKEQTEAWFQENQNLLKELFLQVPTWETQEAPDVSALKVNGRRRSDLFREGVALVPAVRKIRIYQFELGNFCSDSIQFKIRVSAGTYIRKIVMDISDRAGFPLRLERLVRTSIGKIHLNQADSYENLLEGKVKIHPPEAILEFPTMEIPGTEVRNVLNGRKTKLEWIPPTEFLLVSPEGEILAWCKKEEHGIHELDYKYLRVFPKN